In Vigna angularis cultivar LongXiaoDou No.4 chromosome 8, ASM1680809v1, whole genome shotgun sequence, the DNA window CGGGAAAAGCTTCTCTGCAGCAATTTCACCTAAACTCAAATTATTGTGAACTCTACAAGAACTTAGCAGGGCTCCCCATACACAAGCATCCGGTTCAAATGGCATTTCCTTAATGATAGAGTAAGCCTCTTCAAGTTTTCCAACACGACTGAGCAGAGTCACCATGCAAGCATAATGTTCCATTTTAGGCTCAATGCCATGTTCTTTGGACATACTATTATAATAATGCCATCCTTCTTCAGTCAAGCCATTTTGCGCACATGCTGATAAAACACACGTAAATGTAATCGAATCCGGCTTCTGGCCACTCTGCTGCATCATATGAAACATCTCCATTGTTTCCTTAGCCTTCCCATGCATTGCATATCCACTCATAACAGCATTCCACGAAACCAAATTTGGGGCCAACATATTGTTAAAACAACGCCGGGCCAACTGAATTCTACCACATTTGGCATACATATCTATCAACGCACTACCTACATATACATCATCAAAAATCCCCTTTCTAAGGGAAAAGCAATGAATTTCCTTCCCGTGTGTCAATGCTGAAATATTCCCACAAGCAGGAATCAAGCTTGGAATTGTCACAGCATTAGGCTCCACGCCATAAGCCTGCATATCTCTAAAAAGCTCCAAAGCCTCGAAATCCTTGCCATTCTGGGAACAGCTAGCAATTACTGAAGTCCATGTCACAACATTCAACTCCATTTTCTGGTCCTTTAACCTGTTAAATACCTCCAACGCGGAGTCAACCATACCATTCCGCGACAAGCCAGTAAGAAAAGCATTCAAAGACCCGatttccacttcctccacttcatcaaaCACCCTACTCATCTCCTTCACACAGCCACATTTACCATACATATCAAGCATGGCACTAACCACAAATTTGTCACATAACAGCCCCTGCTTGATGCCATAACCATGAACCTGAGACCCCATTACCACATCCTCCAAGCACCCCACAGAAGGAAGCACACACGAAACAGTACTCCCGTCAGGCAAAAACCCTTCCAACAACATTACCCGAAACATCCCCACCGCCTCATCATACAAGCCATTATTACCAAGCCCAACAAGCATGCCATTCCACGTCACCAAATTGGGCTCCACCCCACAACTCCTCATCTCACCGAAAAGCCCTCTGGCCTCATCCACAAGTCCAAGGCGCGAGTACCCAGCAATCATGGCACTCCAGACAACCACGTCTCTCTCAGGCATTCTGTCGAACAGTTTCCTTGCATCCACAATGCGATCACATTTGAGGTACATTTGGATCAACGAGGAGGCCACGATGGAATCTAAGACAAACCCAGATGCCAAGG includes these proteins:
- the LOC108345826 gene encoding pentatricopeptide repeat-containing protein At1g20230; translation: MFHVLSQCLSSPTATLSQARQAHALILKLNLFSDTHLTTTLLSLYANTHSLSTPQLSLTLSSHLPHPTLFSFSSLIQAFARSSHFPHVLTAFSHLAPRGLVSDAFLLPTTIKSCAILRALNQGQQVHAFALASGFVLDSIVASSLIQMYLKCDRIVDARKLFDRMPERDVVVWSAMIAGYSRLGLVDEARGLFGEMRSCGVEPNLVTWNGMLVGLGNNGLYDEAVGMFRVMLLEGFLPDGSTVSCVLPSVGCLEDVVMGSQVHGYGIKQGLLCDKFVVSAMLDMYGKCGCVKEMSRVFDEVEEVEIGSLNAFLTGLSRNGMVDSALEVFNRLKDQKMELNVVTWTSVIASCSQNGKDFEALELFRDMQAYGVEPNAVTIPSLIPACGNISALTHGKEIHCFSLRKGIFDDVYVGSALIDMYAKCGRIQLARRCFNNMLAPNLVSWNAVMSGYAMHGKAKETMEMFHMMQQSGQKPDSITFTCVLSACAQNGLTEEGWHYYNSMSKEHGIEPKMEHYACMVTLLSRVGKLEEAYSIIKEMPFEPDACVWGALLSSCRVHNNLSLGEIAAEKLFPLEPANPGNYVLLSNIYASKGLWDEENRIREMMKSKGLRKNPGYSWIEVGHKVHMLLAGDQSHPQMKDILEKLDKLNMEMKKSGYLPKTNFVLQDVEEQDKEQILCGHSEKLAVVLGLLNTSPGQPLQVIKNLRICDDCHAVIKAISRLEGREIYIRDTNRFHHMKDGVCSCGDFW